GCACGCAACCGTGCCGCGTCAATCCGAGAGGGGCGACTCCATCTTGTCCATAGGAATCGAATCCTGGTTGACTTCTGTCGCGTTTTTAATCaggtgatgatgaggatgacctcgTTGATTAGATCATACTGAGTTAAGTTTCCCGGAAAACAAATCGtaccttctttctctttgtcttTCATCTTTCTAAGCAATctggttgccaaccacccaATGAACTAGACAATGCTTTCAGTCAATCAATGATTGAAAGGAACTCCTAAAATTTTTCCAGACTTTCACGCATTTTGTTTGCTAAAAAGTTacggtcaaagaaaatatttatgtttaaaataataaaaacgaaTTTCTTAATCTTAAAAGAAGAGatgacattttctttgaaaacaatttctatgAAAAGCATTTTCGGTTTTTATgaagtttttcttgaaataaatatacACTTATAATTAGTTTATGAGTCATGGTCACaaacaaaataagataaaaattacCCACGATTAGAAAACCTTTATATCTCTCTCCTCACTCTACCCCTCCCGAGCTCAGCTCACCACTATTGTGGTCACCCCGACACCGGCTCCTTTGGCCGCCATCATCACTCGcagaacctctctctctctgtctctctctctctctctagagcgGCAACGGCTGGAGTGGCGGCAAGGTGCGGCTGAATTTAGTTTtgggacagagagagagagagagagagagagagagatcagggGCCATCTTTCTCTAGCGATCAATAGCTTTTTCTTCAGCTAAAGTCACACGTTGGTGACTAATGACGCTCATGATTGACCAATATGCTCGTTTGGTCGGTGGAAAACACGACCCTTCTCTAGCAATAAGCAATCGCCGTTCGCCTTATCTTCCTAATAAATGCTCCTGTTCATGCCCAGTTGGAATCAGACTGACGTACATAGATTGGTCACTTAAAATACCAAGCGACGACCTCAGGTAAAAAGTGAGCATCTTGAGATTTCCCTTGAAACGATCAGATTAAAAGGAGGAAGTGAACAACACAATAGGCCGATGATTATAGGCGTTAGTGCCAGtcttaaaatttctattatgaTTAGGAGTGAGCAAGACGAATTCACCAAATCGGGAATTACCTGAACTAGACCAACTAGCTAGTTCTTTAGAGTGCCATTCCGGTTCCTGGTTCCTAAAAATGGAACCAGTGTTGGGATGGTCTAGTTCTTGATTTCAAGGAGGAATTAGACCGCCTGAAAcgagtattttttattttttaaatgtttcatGCAGGCCTCTTCTCCTCTttcaatcttttccttttgcctcaCGACTAGTTCCGCTAGATTGCCCAAAAACCAGATCGATCCAGTTCGGTTTAGTTTCAAGGACctctggtccggttcccaattccagGGTAGGACTGGATTAGACCGGGAACTGATCACTCCTAATTatgattgcataaaaaaaagaaaaagaaaaaaagaaacatagtTGAATTACTGCCTGCATTATTAGTTGTCTAGCGAAACATTGCCAACCCAACAACTGAGGATTATAAAAACATGAGCATGCATCTTTTCCTGTCCGAGAGTCAATGCAGATATAGACCCTATGCCATCTTTTAATCTTTTCCCCTTATATTATAACTGCATGGTTTGTTTATTGATAATGGTTTTGtcatgcttttttttcttttcgttatatctatttgaatttttgtaCACGAAAGAGAAATGAGGAGAGGGTACTGAATTTCCTATTTGGAAGATTCCATGATCCCCAGAAGAGGCCCGAAGACATCGCCTTTTCTTTAAATAGATGACCCTCCTGTAGTAAACTTCTGTGCCCCCATGTCAACACGAGGCGGCGATCTTGTTTGGTTATGCAGTCTCCGTTTTACACATGAGGTAGACGCCTGTATGTGTTTCGGGTTCGAGTTTACATGTGTAGCGGGAAAAGTTAGAAGGTTTTCTCATTGagagagaaataagaaaatacgGGACAGCAACGTCCACAACGGTTCTAAGAAACATGTGTCAAGACTTCGTATGAATTAGTAGAAGAACATGCCTTGGTTCTGCAAAACAGTAGTACCAGTTGATAACGCATCCATTTTTATAATATTGACTGACGATGATGTGAAGGGGGAAAAAGTTTCGATTATTATACTTGATGGCCATTGAAATCAAGTTAAAGAAGTATGTCTAGATTATGAAGAAGTTCACACCTTTAAACACTAGGAAAATCCTATTCAATCTTAGTCTTTATCAGAACGTTCTATCTACTACATTATCTGTAGAACAGTCATCTGGGTTTTCGAGATTTAAGAGCAGCCCTTTCTATCTAGTACAATGACAGATCGAAACTCagatggaaaatggaaaatgtttgTCTTATAATCTATAAGATGCATGTGAAGAGACAACTTATAAAGTCAGAGTACCAATTAAAATGACAAccaaatttttaccaaacaagaCATTGGATCCTTCAGCAGAAGAAACAGATCACTACAGAGCGAAAGTCGTTGTCACCCCTAACAATAAAGTTCGGAAATTTTTCAGTTTGTTTAgctatattttgaaatttttttagtgaaggagttgacaaaaagaaaatggcttgaTGAAATTGAGGGGCTTCCATTTGACTTGTGTGTGTTTGACGATACACAAGTGTGTTATTTGCTGTAAGATGGGGTCCTCAGAAGCAGTAGATGGCTGCCTTGAATCTCAATATAAGGGCATGCCTCTCATATCTCACCATGTCGCCTCCAAAGTCTCATTTAGAAGAGAGAAAGCTGCCAGTACTCCAGAAAGGCTGTCTCATCTGCAGAGCAAAAACATCaagacttgagagagagagagagagagagagagagatggggaggGCTCCATGCTGTGACAAGGCAAATGTGAAGAGAGGTCCATGGTCGCCAGAGGAAGATGCTAAACTTAGAGACTACATAGAGAAGAATGGCACTGGTGGAAATTGGATCGCTCTTCCTCAGAAAGCTGGtaacaattataattatttcaattctGAGCAAGACGGAATTAGCAAGTATAAACCCAGTTCTCATGCTAATCGAACATATATCTCCTTGATATTGTCTCACTGAACATATTCATTTCTTTCAAGAAGTATTAGAACTAGATGAAAGATAAGAACAACTTAGTTGGAGCTTTCTATGCACAGAACTTTCTCACTAGCTTGCTTCTCTCTTCATCGTCTGATTGTTTTCTTTGATCTCCTGATTGAGTTTTCTACTTGTGGATCAGATCTCAAGAGATGTGGAAAGAGCTGTAGGCTGAGATGGCTTAATTATCTCAGGCCCAACATTAAACATGGTGAATTTTCCATTGAGGAGGACAGAGTTATTTGCACCCTTTATGCTACCATTGGGAGCAGGTACTGAGTCTTCTGCTTCTCATCATTTTCACTTAGGACAAAATCCCCACGCTGGGAAAAATCAGCTGCTTACTCATCTGATGCTTATATGATGAAATTGCGAACCTTGTTCCTGTCACTTGGTAAAAAGATTATGAAACTGTTTAGCACATTAAGTTTCGAAAGAATCCAAGAGAAGAACAATATAGGATTAAACAGAAAAGGGTGATGGGTGTATTCATCTTGGCATCTCTCTTCCAGAGAAACACTTGCATGCATCAGGATTCCATCTGCAACTATGGACTCCATATATGACCGGCTATTTTCTGTTGATGACAGTAGCCTCACAGTTTTTGCCCCAAATTTTAGGTGGTCAATAATAGCTGCTCAGCTACCGGGCAGAACAGACAATGACATCAAGAACTACTGGAACACCAAGCTCAAGAAAAAGCTCATGAGCGTGATTCCTCAATTCAACCAGAGAAAAGCCCCACCACCATTCCCAGATTCATACCAGAACTCCCCACTATCTTTATCTTCTCAAATGCTTCCACCATTGTCCTTAGACAGCAGTTCCCAGTACTATGCTTGCGGTCTAAACAAGCAATTCGCAAGTCATGAATTCGCCTCTTTGCCACAGTATCTCTCGACAAATGACAACAATTCCTTGGGAAACCCAAACAATTGCTCATCTTTTCAAGCCCCGGAAGGTTATTATAGTCCACTGAAAGAGAGTAACAACTTCATGTTTGGGGGTGAAGGAAGTTGCAGTTGTTCTGATGGTAGCAGCGGTGGTCAGATTGGCCAAACAAGAGAGATCATCAAGCAAGAAGAAATGGGGTTTCAGGATTATAGTATCTATAGTGACTATGCctaccaatgtgtcgaaaagaCGAATGGCTATTTTGGCGAAAATATTGCCGAGAGCTATGATTTGGAAGATGTCAAGAAACTGATGGGCAGTACTAGTTTAAGCTGCAACGGTTCCATCTTAGATGAAAACAAGGAAGAACTGAAGCTCATGCCAATGTACTATTTCTGATTCGCTGACTATAAATAAGATCATATATATTTAGAAATATCTATTGTAGAAAGATCGGGTCCAATTCAATTTCTAGGACTAGGGTCTTTTTTTCTGCCCATTGATGTGCTCCTTTCTTAGTTTTGACATCGCATGGATAGGCATTGGGACGACCGGAAAAGTTCATATAAGGGTTGTCCCctgattaaggaaaaaaaaaacttagaaagGCGCTCAACGTTAGGGATCTGATGCGACAAAGACAATACACCAACACTTCCGGAGAGTTGACCATTTGCTACCTAAGCAAATGACAATTTCCTAGTTCATTCGAACTCTTGGGGGAAAGTCAATTGATTAGTAGATGAAGTATTCAGAGTATCATTTTCTCTTCGATCCCCTTAAATTCTATATTTGATGGTGTGTTCGGATCTCTTCAATTAAAAGAAGCGATCGTGCTTAACATTTCCTGATTCTATTAGGAAAATAACACGAATTTGTCGTAAGCAGATTTCTTAGAGACTATGAAGttatgtttctttgttttctcgtGGGGGATAAGAACCTAAATGACAGCTTAAAAATTGACAACAACCTTCAGTTTCAGTTTCACTTGTGTCTTAGATCGAGAGGAAGTCCTCCGAGAAATGCCAAAGGAGCACAAAGATTGCCCTGTCAAACGTCTTATAAGTCACTCTTGCATCTCCAAGATTACTGTAAGAAAAATTTCTGATGGAATCACTGGCTTTGCTCCTCTGGAATCTACCTATTGCCTCCGCAGTCTCATTTTTTCTCCCATAATCTCCAATGCTTCAAGAGCAAGTCATTCACAAGTTACTGGAACTGCCAGCAATGTGAACCGTTTCTTTAACCAGGTCAATCGTTTAGCTTTAATAGGGGACTTTTCCAAGCAGAGGGGAGACTAATAATGGGAGTGTCCTTTTCAGGCAACTAACAATGGTCAAAGGTGCGGAAACATCTCTCACAGGCTCACCCCAGCTTCACAAATTTTGAATGAATTCGTCTTATGTGGGGATCGACATGCAGAAACGGAGCAGCAATTTAGTCTTTCAGATATCTAtgaatcatttattttaagatAATAACTGCCGTCTGCTGTGTTGACGTGCATACAACGTATTCAACTGGACAGTTGTTAACCAGGCAAGTAATGGAAAACAGAGCATTGTACGAGCAAGAAAACGAGAGACAGGAGACGAAAAGAGAGATTGTCCACCCCTTTCATCAATACACGATGCCATGGCCCCATCGCACAACCATTTTCTGTCCATTCACATTAGCTAGAAAGTGCacagtacccaaaaaaaaaaatcaaaggcaACGGTACTATTACCATCGCAATCACCC
The nucleotide sequence above comes from Eucalyptus grandis isolate ANBG69807.140 chromosome 2, ASM1654582v1, whole genome shotgun sequence. Encoded proteins:
- the LOC104434062 gene encoding transcription factor RAX2, with the protein product MSPPKSHLEERKLPVLQKGCLICRAKTSRLEREREREREMGRAPCCDKANVKRGPWSPEEDAKLRDYIEKNGTGGNWIALPQKADLKRCGKSCRLRWLNYLRPNIKHGEFSIEEDRVICTLYATIGSRWSIIAAQLPGRTDNDIKNYWNTKLKKKLMSVIPQFNQRKAPPPFPDSYQNSPLSLSSQMLPPLSLDSSSQYYACGLNKQFASHEFASLPQYLSTNDNNSLGNPNNCSSFQAPEGYYSPLKESNNFMFGGEGSCSCSDGSSGGQIGQTREIIKQEEMGFQDYSIYSDYAYQCVEKTNGYFGENIAESYDLEDVKKLMGSTSLSCNGSILDENKEELKLMPMYYF